Proteins from one Flammeovirgaceae bacterium genomic window:
- a CDS encoding ABC transporter permease, which translates to MIKNYLTIALRNLRKHSFYSFINIAGLAIGVSACLLITLFIIDELSYDTYNEKADRIYRINNEIKFGGNHLELATSSAPSGYTLLQDYPEVEATVRFRSYGSYLVRPENGTENIKENNVIWTDSTFFKIFSVKVLEGNPHTALKEPASIAISKRTAQKHFPNESALGKTMILDNKYNAKVTAVFEDIPTASHFHFDILIAMVGDWPVAREAQSTAYLSNNFNTYLLLKEGADANAFENKLPEFLTKYIGPQIAQALGSEFTLEKFREAGNIYEMTLMPLLDIHLHSDAKAELEPNGSITYVYLLAIVALFILGIACINFMNLSTARSSNRSKEVGVRKVMGSARSYLVRQFLLESTLVTLLAFFIAIVLVQLALPVFNGLALKQLHIPFDNPIFYLLLVSAALLVGIIAGIYPSFFLSAFKPVDVLKGKASHGMKSGLVRSGLVVFQFVISIFLIVGAIAVNRQLEYIQTKKLGFNKDQVIVVQDAYALRPNKVESFKQEVLKNSNILKGTISGYLPVENGNSSRSDNPYWKEGSDPSPENMVSMQNWKVDQDYIKTFGMNILEGRDFSLDFPSDSSAVILNEAAVNQFGFDGDPIGRRISTLDGSLSDGSPDPNNTKSWTIVGVVENFHFSTMREGITPLGLFVGKSDGSVSFRFRAKDVQDVIQFIEGSWKSMAPGQPFQYSFLDDDFGSMYAAEDRLGKIFIFFAGLAIIIACLGLFALTAFTAEQRAKEIGIRKVLGASVSSIVLLLSKEFGKLIAIAFVIAIPLAWYSVEWWLKGYAYKTEIGLDVYALSGSLAFLVAWLTMGYQSIKAANSNPTDALTGE; encoded by the coding sequence ATGATCAAAAATTATCTCACTATAGCATTACGCAATCTAAGGAAACATAGCTTCTATTCTTTCATCAATATTGCTGGTCTTGCCATTGGAGTTTCCGCCTGCCTGTTAATCACTTTGTTCATCATCGATGAGCTCAGTTATGACACCTATAATGAAAAAGCAGATCGCATATATCGAATCAATAATGAAATAAAATTTGGTGGTAATCATCTTGAACTGGCTACGAGCTCTGCACCCAGCGGATACACACTCCTTCAGGATTATCCAGAAGTAGAAGCCACGGTAAGGTTTCGCAGTTATGGATCTTATCTCGTAAGACCTGAAAATGGCACAGAAAACATTAAAGAAAATAATGTGATTTGGACCGATAGCACCTTTTTTAAAATTTTCTCAGTTAAAGTGCTCGAAGGAAATCCCCATACTGCACTAAAAGAGCCTGCTAGCATTGCCATCAGCAAGCGGACAGCGCAAAAACATTTCCCCAATGAAAGCGCTTTGGGAAAAACGATGATACTGGATAACAAATACAATGCAAAAGTCACTGCTGTCTTTGAAGACATCCCAACTGCTTCCCACTTTCATTTCGACATTTTGATTGCCATGGTGGGTGACTGGCCTGTGGCCAGAGAGGCACAATCAACGGCCTATCTTAGCAACAATTTCAACACCTACCTTCTATTAAAGGAAGGTGCTGACGCTAACGCTTTTGAAAACAAATTGCCAGAATTTTTGACCAAATACATTGGCCCACAAATTGCGCAGGCATTAGGCTCCGAATTCACACTGGAAAAATTCAGGGAAGCGGGAAACATATACGAGATGACGCTAATGCCCTTACTCGATATTCATTTGCATTCCGATGCCAAGGCTGAGCTTGAACCTAATGGCAGCATTACTTATGTTTATCTTCTGGCTATCGTAGCCCTGTTTATCCTGGGGATAGCTTGCATTAATTTCATGAACCTGAGCACGGCAAGGTCCAGCAACCGGTCAAAAGAAGTGGGCGTGCGCAAAGTTATGGGTTCCGCTCGGTCTTATTTGGTTCGTCAGTTTTTATTGGAGTCAACACTGGTGACCCTCTTGGCGTTCTTCATTGCTATAGTACTGGTGCAACTTGCCCTTCCGGTTTTCAACGGTCTGGCACTAAAACAACTTCATATTCCTTTTGACAACCCCATTTTTTATCTCCTCCTGGTCAGTGCAGCATTGCTGGTGGGTATAATTGCCGGTATTTATCCTTCGTTTTTCCTGTCCGCGTTTAAGCCAGTAGATGTTTTGAAAGGCAAAGCTTCCCATGGAATGAAAAGCGGATTGGTAAGAAGTGGCCTGGTTGTTTTTCAATTTGTCATTTCTATTTTTCTCATTGTGGGGGCAATTGCTGTTAACCGACAGTTGGAATACATTCAAACAAAAAAACTGGGTTTTAATAAAGATCAGGTAATTGTCGTTCAGGATGCTTACGCACTGCGCCCCAATAAGGTAGAGAGTTTTAAGCAGGAGGTTTTAAAAAATAGCAATATCCTAAAGGGCACTATCTCTGGCTACCTCCCCGTTGAAAATGGAAACTCATCAAGAAGTGATAATCCATACTGGAAAGAAGGCAGTGATCCCTCTCCCGAAAATATGGTAAGCATGCAAAACTGGAAGGTTGATCAGGATTACATAAAAACTTTTGGAATGAATATTCTGGAGGGAAGAGACTTTTCCCTTGATTTTCCTTCCGACTCGTCCGCTGTAATTTTGAATGAAGCCGCTGTAAACCAATTTGGTTTTGATGGCGATCCTATCGGCAGGCGGATCAGCACGCTGGATGGGTCGTTATCCGATGGTTCCCCTGATCCTAACAATACTAAATCATGGACTATCGTGGGAGTAGTTGAAAATTTTCATTTCTCCACCATGCGAGAAGGCATAACCCCCCTTGGCCTTTTTGTAGGAAAGAGTGATGGAAGTGTGTCTTTCAGGTTTCGTGCGAAAGATGTTCAGGATGTTATTCAATTCATAGAAGGTAGCTGGAAATCGATGGCTCCTGGGCAGCCTTTTCAATACTCTTTTTTGGATGACGATTTTGGGAGCATGTACGCTGCAGAAGATAGGCTTGGAAAAATCTTCATTTTTTTTGCCGGACTTGCCATAATCATTGCCTGCCTGGGATTATTTGCACTCACTGCATTTACAGCCGAACAACGCGCCAAGGAAATTGGAATCCGCAAAGTGCTTGGTGCATCGGTAAGCAGCATCGTATTGTTGTTATCAAAAGAATTCGGCAAACTCATTGCCATCGCTTTTGTTATTGCCATTCCCCTTGCCTGGTACAGCGTGGAGTGGTGGCTCAAAGGGTACGCCTACAAAACCGAAATCGGCCTGGACGTTTATGCCCTGTCCGGTAGCCTTGCCTTTCTTGTGGCATGGCTCACCATGGGCTATCAATCGATCAAAGCAGCCAACTCCAACCCGACCGATGCGTTGACGGGCGAGTAA
- a CDS encoding helix-turn-helix transcriptional regulator — translation MHSPELLKGTLQTILLKVLKDNGKMYGYEITQKVKGLSLGRILLTEGALYPTLHKLEADGLLQTETVLMGKRVRKYYTITVTGKSLVKERIMEFKDFIKTMSAVLQVQIA, via the coding sequence ATGCATTCACCCGAACTATTAAAAGGAACGCTGCAGACCATCCTGCTCAAAGTATTAAAAGACAATGGTAAGATGTACGGCTACGAAATCACCCAAAAGGTAAAGGGGCTTTCTCTAGGCAGGATCCTTCTTACTGAGGGCGCCTTGTATCCAACCCTCCATAAATTAGAGGCAGATGGGCTATTACAAACAGAGACGGTATTGATGGGCAAGCGCGTGCGCAAATACTATACGATTACAGTAACGGGAAAAAGCCTGGTGAAAGAGAGGATAATGGAATTCAAAGATTTTATCAAAACCATGTCCGCTGTATTACAAGTACAAATTGCCTAG
- a CDS encoding trimeric intracellular cation channel family protein, which produces MGNLQYVFELLGTLLFAISGALAVRDREADLFGATFTGFVTAIGGGTLRDIMLGSYPLTWISDILFLYAIMLGALVAYLFFKFLVRLSRTFLFFDAMGISLFTILGVEKALSLGVRPEIAAIMGMFSAVMGGVIRDTLINETPVLFRKEIYATACLGGAVCYLLLNRFEVARDANLMVSSALIFVVRMVAVRYKLALPNFRR; this is translated from the coding sequence ATGGGCAACCTGCAATATGTTTTTGAGCTGCTGGGCACCTTGCTTTTTGCCATCAGCGGGGCGCTGGCGGTAAGGGACCGTGAGGCGGACCTCTTTGGCGCCACCTTCACGGGTTTCGTCACGGCCATCGGTGGGGGCACCTTGCGCGATATCATGCTGGGCAGCTACCCGCTCACGTGGATATCGGACATCCTTTTCCTCTACGCCATAATGCTGGGTGCATTGGTGGCCTACCTGTTTTTCAAATTCCTTGTACGCCTCAGCCGCACGTTTTTGTTTTTTGACGCCATGGGCATTTCCCTCTTTACCATTTTGGGCGTGGAAAAAGCATTGTCGCTGGGCGTGAGACCTGAGATAGCCGCCATCATGGGCATGTTCTCGGCCGTGATGGGTGGTGTGATACGCGATACGCTCATCAACGAAACACCGGTGTTGTTCCGCAAGGAGATATACGCCACGGCCTGCCTGGGGGGAGCGGTGTGCTACCTGCTGCTCAACCGGTTTGAAGTGGCCCGCGATGCCAACCTGATGGTTTCCAGTGCCCTCATTTTTGTGGTGAGGATGGTGGCCGTGCGGTACAAGCTGGCGCTGCCCAACTTCAGGCGCTAA
- a CDS encoding ABC transporter permease, which produces MIKNYFISVWRYVSRNSVFTAINVLGLVIGMTAFLLIVQYIEHEWTYDQFWPNKEKVYRVQLDRYNKGERSTRWAAGALGIGPDLKKNFPEVKGYARMAKSNAMLSHGDTFFKEEHVYYVSEDFFKVFGMQLAEGVDSTALKGPNKIVLSRSMAKKYFGEGPALGKYIRNNGKTEYLVTGVYEDMPPHSHMQVDAMLSFATYAHLVGIAEEDMNSWMWDGFYTYVLLDERATPQALEAKLPALVRKHAGEELDQYNAGMVFHLQALPDIHLDSHFIMEFKPNGDRDTARFLLVVAILIILIAWANYINLSTAKSVERAREVGVRKVIGGQRWQLMQQFLLESLLLNTVAVALALGLALLLAPYFASLTGRPLDYGLFAQGFFWLGCLGLVVGGALLSGVYPALVLASYRPVEVLKGRFKNSHQGVAFRKGMVVLQFVASIMLIIGTYTVYNQVRYMQGQKLGVNIDQTVVVKSPNVTDSTYAHTFQALKNKILQYPEVNYMTASNDVPGSSPNWNAGGVRRVSQGEEEGNQYRVLEFDADFIPSYGLEVIAGRGFSDKVVGEEGNIMMNEAAVHTMGFNNPGEAINDRIVFWGDTFRIVGVLKNYRQESVKKDFEQLLFRYNQATDGYYSIRFNTANVKASLANFEKEWKTYFPGNPFNYFFLGEHYGKQYKADQQFGKVFGIFSTLAILIACLGLFGLSSLTVLQRTKEIGVRKVMGASVQSIMGLVSKDYLMLLGMAIVLAAPLSGWAMENWLNGFANRIDLSWWIFALPSLMVVGIAMATVGFHTLKAATANPARSLRVE; this is translated from the coding sequence ATGATTAAAAACTACTTCATCTCGGTATGGCGCTATGTCTCCCGCAATAGCGTTTTTACGGCCATCAATGTATTGGGATTGGTTATTGGCATGACGGCCTTTTTGCTGATCGTGCAATACATCGAGCACGAGTGGACGTACGATCAATTCTGGCCCAACAAAGAAAAGGTTTACCGGGTGCAACTGGACCGCTACAACAAAGGAGAGCGCTCTACCCGTTGGGCGGCCGGGGCATTGGGCATTGGCCCCGACTTAAAAAAGAATTTTCCGGAGGTAAAGGGCTATGCCCGTATGGCAAAAAGCAATGCCATGCTCTCCCATGGCGACACTTTCTTTAAGGAGGAGCATGTATATTATGTCAGTGAGGATTTTTTCAAGGTGTTCGGGATGCAGTTGGCTGAGGGTGTGGATAGCACCGCGCTAAAGGGCCCTAATAAGATTGTGCTCTCCCGCTCAATGGCGAAAAAATATTTTGGTGAAGGGCCAGCATTGGGAAAATACATAAGGAACAATGGAAAAACCGAATACCTGGTCACAGGGGTCTATGAGGACATGCCACCGCATTCGCACATGCAAGTGGATGCCATGCTGTCGTTTGCCACCTATGCCCATCTGGTGGGCATCGCGGAAGAAGACATGAACAGTTGGATGTGGGACGGGTTCTACACCTATGTGTTGTTAGATGAAAGGGCAACCCCACAGGCCCTTGAGGCCAAACTCCCCGCCCTGGTAAGAAAACACGCGGGGGAAGAACTGGACCAGTACAATGCAGGCATGGTATTCCACCTTCAGGCCCTGCCCGATATCCACCTTGATTCCCATTTTATCATGGAGTTTAAACCAAACGGGGACCGGGACACCGCCCGCTTCCTTTTGGTGGTGGCCATATTGATCATCCTTATTGCCTGGGCCAACTACATCAATTTATCCACGGCCAAGTCGGTGGAGCGTGCGCGGGAAGTGGGGGTGCGGAAGGTGATAGGTGGCCAACGATGGCAATTGATGCAGCAGTTTTTGCTGGAGTCCCTTTTGCTCAATACGGTGGCGGTGGCTTTGGCCTTGGGCCTGGCCCTGCTCCTGGCCCCCTATTTTGCCAGCCTGACCGGGCGGCCATTGGACTATGGGCTGTTTGCCCAAGGGTTTTTTTGGCTGGGGTGCTTGGGCCTGGTGGTGGGCGGGGCCCTGCTATCAGGGGTATACCCGGCATTGGTGTTGGCATCGTACAGGCCCGTGGAGGTGCTGAAAGGGCGGTTTAAAAACAGCCACCAGGGCGTGGCTTTTCGCAAGGGGATGGTGGTGCTGCAATTCGTGGCCTCCATCATGCTGATCATCGGCACCTACACCGTGTACAACCAGGTGCGCTACATGCAGGGTCAAAAACTGGGGGTAAACATTGACCAGACCGTGGTGGTAAAATCGCCCAATGTTACCGACTCTACCTATGCCCACACGTTTCAAGCCCTGAAGAACAAAATTTTACAATACCCTGAGGTAAACTACATGACCGCGTCCAATGACGTGCCGGGCTCTTCCCCCAACTGGAACGCAGGGGGCGTCAGAAGGGTAAGCCAGGGCGAAGAGGAAGGAAACCAATATCGTGTGCTGGAGTTTGATGCGGACTTTATCCCCTCTTATGGACTGGAAGTAATCGCAGGCAGGGGTTTTTCCGATAAGGTGGTAGGGGAGGAGGGCAATATCATGATGAACGAAGCGGCCGTGCACACCATGGGGTTCAACAACCCGGGGGAGGCCATCAATGACCGGATAGTTTTTTGGGGGGATACGTTCCGGATTGTGGGGGTGCTGAAGAATTACAGGCAGGAGTCCGTGAAGAAGGATTTTGAACAACTGCTGTTCCGGTACAACCAGGCCACGGATGGCTATTACTCCATCCGCTTCAATACGGCCAATGTGAAAGCGTCCTTGGCCAATTTTGAAAAGGAGTGGAAAACCTATTTCCCGGGAAACCCTTTCAATTACTTTTTTCTGGGCGAACACTACGGGAAGCAATACAAGGCAGACCAACAGTTTGGCAAAGTGTTTGGGATTTTTTCCACATTGGCCATATTAATAGCCTGCCTCGGCCTTTTTGGGTTGTCTTCGCTCACGGTATTGCAGCGGACAAAGGAGATAGGGGTGAGAAAGGTGATGGGGGCGAGCGTGCAAAGCATTATGGGCTTGGTCAGTAAAGATTATTTGATGCTGTTGGGCATGGCCATTGTGTTGGCCGCACCGCTGAGTGGGTGGGCAATGGAAAACTGGCTTAACGGCTTTGCCAACCGCATTGACCTCTCGTGGTGGATATTTGCCTTGCCCAGTTTGATGGTGGTGGGCATTGCCATGGCCACCGTAGGCTTCCACACCCTTAAGGCGGCCACGGCCAACCCTGCCCGATCGCTGAGGGTGGAGTAG
- a CDS encoding ATP-binding protein, which produces MQSPFSFGKRIGSKSFVNRTEEIKRLMLNLRSGINTMIISPRRWGKSSLVVETAKRLSKEKGLRFCFIDMFSISSEAEFYQVFSQEVIKSSSSKAEEWLKSGSEMLKAVIPKFSFGVDPQQDFSISFDWAQVEKHRNEILDLPEKLARKKKIKIVVCIDEFQNMVSFPNSGKIEKNWRAVWQHQQNVTYCLYGSRRHMISDMFNKSDRAFYRFGDILWLDKISADHWVKFITNKFEATGKSIPSDICLQLVDEIQNHPYYVQQLSHIVWHNTVKGVSPEILKSSINELITINALFFHQIIDNLSPTQIGFLKAVRDGITQMTAVKTMNSYHMGTPRNISKNRSALESAEIIDVSNGNITFLDPVFQIWFKNTFKN; this is translated from the coding sequence ATGCAAAGCCCTTTTTCCTTTGGTAAGCGCATTGGCTCCAAATCCTTCGTCAATCGAACAGAAGAGATCAAGCGCCTTATGCTGAACCTTCGCAGCGGCATCAATACCATGATCATTTCACCCAGGCGGTGGGGCAAGTCTTCATTAGTGGTGGAAACAGCCAAACGGCTCTCCAAAGAAAAAGGCCTCCGGTTTTGCTTTATTGATATGTTTTCCATTTCCTCGGAGGCTGAATTTTACCAGGTATTTAGCCAGGAGGTAATCAAGTCATCATCGAGTAAGGCAGAAGAATGGTTGAAAAGCGGAAGCGAAATGCTCAAAGCAGTTATTCCCAAATTTTCATTTGGTGTCGATCCCCAACAAGATTTTTCCATAAGTTTCGATTGGGCCCAAGTGGAAAAGCACAGAAATGAGATCCTTGATCTACCTGAAAAGCTCGCCAGGAAAAAGAAAATCAAAATTGTTGTATGCATAGACGAATTTCAGAACATGGTCAGTTTTCCCAATTCAGGTAAAATTGAAAAAAACTGGAGGGCAGTCTGGCAACATCAACAAAATGTAACCTACTGTCTTTACGGAAGCAGAAGGCACATGATCAGTGACATGTTTAACAAATCCGATAGGGCCTTTTACCGCTTTGGTGATATCCTATGGCTTGACAAAATAAGTGCAGATCATTGGGTAAAATTCATAACCAACAAGTTTGAAGCAACCGGTAAAAGCATACCATCAGATATTTGCCTTCAATTAGTTGATGAAATTCAAAACCATCCCTACTATGTGCAACAGTTATCCCACATTGTATGGCATAACACGGTAAAAGGCGTTTCACCGGAAATTTTGAAATCCTCCATCAATGAATTAATCACCATCAATGCACTGTTCTTTCATCAAATAATTGACAACCTTAGCCCAACACAAATTGGTTTTTTGAAAGCCGTGCGGGACGGCATAACACAAATGACAGCCGTCAAGACAATGAACAGTTATCATATGGGCACGCCAAGAAACATTTCAAAAAACAGAAGTGCCCTGGAATCAGCAGAAATCATTGATGTAAGCAACGGGAATATCACTTTTCTTGACCCGGTGTTTCAGATATGGTTTAAGAATACGTTCAAAAATTAA